The following proteins are co-located in the Calliphora vicina chromosome 2, idCalVici1.1, whole genome shotgun sequence genome:
- the LOC135952145 gene encoding uncharacterized protein LOC135952145 — translation MKLFVCVLIVAIISVNAGGGGHGESHAGASVGVGAHAGGGAHGGGHGGAGGHSGGVGGGHGGRHGGGHGGGHGGGHGGAGLGAGVGGAHGGGLGGGAHGHGGAGLAGAIGGAHGGAGLGGGVGGGHGGAGLGGGAGGAYGGAGLEGGVGGSHGGAGIGGAHGGGVAGGALGHEGAGIGGGIGGAHGGAGLGGGVGGSHGGAGLGAVVGGAHGGGIGGGLGGVAHGGADASATANAAASAIGSAKASASANAAAGAHGHY, via the coding sequence atgaaattatttgtttgtgttttaatcGTTGCCATCATTAGTGTGAATGCTGGAGGAGGTGGGCATGGAGAAAGCCATGCTGGTGCCAGCGTTGGTGTAGGTGCTCATGCAGGTGGAGGCGCTCATGGAGGTGGTCATGGTGGTGCCGGAGGACATAGTGGAGGTGTCGGTGGTGGTCATGGGGGTCGTCATGGGGGTGGTCATGGAGGTGGTCATGGTGGTGGTCATGGAGGAGCTGGCCTTGGAGCAGGTGTCGGTGGCGCTCATGGAGGTGGTCTTGGTGGCGGAGCTCATGGTCATGGTGGTGCCGGACTTGCTGGAGCTATCGGTGGTGCTCATGGTGGGGCTGGCTTAGGTGGTGGTGTTGGAGGTGGTCATGGTGGGGCTGGTCTTGGTGGAGGTGCCGGTGGTGCTTATGGTGGCGCTGGTTTAGAAGGTGGAGTTGGAGGTAGTCATGGTGGGGCCGGTATTGGTGGCGCTCATGGAGGTGGTGTTGCTGGTGGAGCTCTTGGTCATGAAGGGGCCGGTATTGGTGGAGGTATCGGTGGAGCTCATGGTGGGGCTGGCTTAGGAGGTGGAGTTGGAGGTAGTCATGGTGGCGCTGGCCTTGGTGCAGTTGTCGGTGGCGCTCATGGCGGTGGTATTGGTGGTGGCTTAGGTGGGGTAGCTCATGGTGGAGCTGATGCCTCTGCCACTGCTAATGCAGCAGCTTCTGCCATTGGCAGTGCAAAAGCAAGTGCTTCGGCAAATGCTGCTGCCGGTGCTCATGGTCATTATTAA
- the LOC135951931 gene encoding acanthoscurrin-2-like: MKLFVCVVLIAIVSVNAGGYGGGGGGGRRRGHGGGGGGGAFGGGASSSANSAASAIGGGGGFGGGLGGGGHGGGGLGGGGGGYGGGGHGGAGLGGGIGGGGAFGGGLGGGLGGGGHGGAGLGGGIGGGGAHGGGLGGGGGGGYGGGHGGAGLGGGIGGGGAHGGGGYGGGAGGLSGAGSSASANSAASAIGGGKASASASASANAAAGGYGGYGGYGR, encoded by the exons atgaaattatttgtttgtgttgtATTGATTGCGATAGTTAGTGTAAATGCTGGTGGATATGGAGGAGGAGGAGGAGGTGGTCGTAGAAGAGGTCATGGAGGTGGCGGTGGTGGTGGCGCTTTTGGAGGTGGTGCCTCATCCTCTGCTAATTCAGCAGCTTCAGCCATTGGCGGCGGAGGCGGTTTTGGTGGTGGCTTAGGAGGTGGAGGTCATGGTGGGGGCGGACTTGGTGGTGGTGGAGGCGGTTATGGTGGTGGTGGTCATGGGGGCGCCGGCCTTGGTGGCGGTATAGGTGGAGGTGGCGCTTTTGGAGGTGGTCTTGGTGGTGGCTTAGGAGGTGGTGGTCATGGTGGAGCCGGCCTTGGTGGCGGAATAGGTGGAGGTGGTGCTCATGGTGGTGGCTTAGGAGGTGGAGGTGGAGGCGGTTATG GTGGTGGTCATGGCGGGGCCGGCCTTGGTGGCGGAATAGGTGGAGGTGGTGCTCATGGTGGTGGTGGTTATGGTGGCGGAGCCGGTGGCTTAAGTGGAGCTGGTTCATCAGCATCTGCTAATTCAGCAGCTTCAGCCATTGGCGGTGGAAAAGCAAGTGCTTCTGCGAGTGCTTCGGCAAATGCTGCTGCCGGTGGTTATGGTGGTTATGGCGGTTATGGAcgttaa
- the LOC135951108 gene encoding uncharacterized protein LOC135951108 has translation MKLFVTLAVLAVCAHANAQRGLGFGGSSANAAASANAAAKGGAGGFGGLGGGFGGANAGANAAANAGASGGGFGGRPGFGGLGGGFGGANAGANANAGANAGALGGGGGFGGRPGLGGGFGGANAGANANAGANAGALGGGGFGGRPGLGGGFGGANAGANANANAGALGGAGGFGGRRPGLGGLGGGFGGANAGANANAGANAGALGGGFGGRPGLGGGFGGANAGANANANAGANAGAGGFGGLGGGFGGGSSSASSSASASSTAGGRGGLGGFGGANAGASATANANSNTGFRG, from the coding sequence ATGAAATTATTTGTTACTCTTGCCGTTTTGGCAGTTTGTGCCCATGCTAACGCTCAACGTGGCCTCGGTTTCGGAGGTAGCAGTGCCAATGCTGCTGCTAGCGCTAATGCTGCAGCCAAGGGTGGCGCTGGAGGTTTCGGCGGTTTGGGTGGCGGTTTCGGTGGTGCTAATGCCGGTGCTAATGCTGCTGCTAATGCTGGTGCATCTGGTGGTGGTTTCGGCGGTCGTCCCGGATTTGGCGGTTTAGGTGGCGGTTTCGGCGGTGCTAATGCCGGCGCTAATGCTAACGCTGGAGCCAATGCTGGCGCTCTTGGAGGCGGTGGTGGTTTCGGTGGCCGTCCCGGTTTGGGTGGCGGTTTCGGTGGTGCTAATGCTGGTGCTAATGCTAACGCTGGTGCCAACGCTGGTGCTCTTGGCGGCGGTGGTTTCGGTGGTCGTCCCGGTTTGGGTGGCGGTTTCGGTGGTGCTAATGCTGGTGCCAATGCTAATGCCAATGCTGGTGCTCTTGGAGGTGCTGGTGGTTTCGGTGGTCGTCGTCCCGGTTTAGGTGGTCTTGGCGGTGGTTTCGGTGGTGCTAATGCCGGTGCTAATGCTAACGCTGGTGCCAATGCTGGTGCTCTTGGCGGTGGTTTCGGTGGCCGTCCCGGTTTGGGTGGCGGTTTCGGTGGTGCTAATGCTGGTGCCAATGCTAATGCTAATGCTGGAGCCAATGCTGGTGCTGGTGGTTTCGGTGGTCTTGGCGGTGGTTTCGGCGGTGGTTCTTCCTCTGCTTCTTCCTCAGCTTCTGCTTCCTCCACTGCTGGTGGTCGTGGCGGTTTAGGTGGTTTCGGTGGTGCCAATGCTGGTGCTTCTGCTACTGCTAACGCCAACAGCAACACCGGTTTCCGCGGTTAA